In one Butyrivibrio proteoclasticus B316 genomic region, the following are encoded:
- a CDS encoding glycosyltransferase domain-containing protein produces the protein MARKDLLVNLGELIFQTHELTNSLLSGSTVLDSSAQREAAVVIVSTIKNHLSNAQNQEELASLEGLLQDTELNISDFYVLANSALIKYAATIAGQIDSYKSLITAKEKTISSLNEHLEYINNIISAYHLRYPNGSDRFKGKGVIYTAITGGYDSVIEPIALDSFDYILLTDHEHYGYQGKWQVRVVDNSNNLSPKMFARYLKMHPHEFLSDYDYSIYVDGCMKIIGNFSDFIATYRKKSGMICFPHHESKDLLEEAANIIDNNRGSQDELVAQIHRYQTEGYVGKGFVIESGCLVREHYDESLYKVMDDWWNELCKYEHGRDQMSFDYACWKNSYEYDICDLPVYKNPFCEVMQVH, from the coding sequence TTGGCAAGAAAGGATCTACTCGTGAATCTTGGAGAACTCATCTTTCAAACTCATGAACTGACAAATTCTCTTTTATCAGGCAGTACTGTTCTAGATAGTAGTGCCCAGAGGGAAGCTGCGGTCGTGATTGTCTCCACCATCAAAAACCATCTAAGTAATGCTCAGAATCAGGAAGAACTTGCTTCTCTTGAAGGTCTATTGCAAGACACAGAGCTTAATATCTCTGATTTTTATGTACTAGCAAACTCTGCGCTTATCAAATATGCAGCTACAATTGCTGGCCAAATAGATTCCTACAAAAGCCTTATTACCGCCAAAGAAAAAACAATAAGTAGCCTGAATGAACATTTAGAATACATCAACAATATAATTTCCGCATACCATCTTCGTTATCCGAATGGATCTGACAGATTTAAAGGAAAAGGCGTTATATACACAGCTATTACCGGAGGCTATGATTCTGTCATAGAACCTATAGCACTTGATAGCTTTGACTATATTCTTCTCACTGATCATGAGCATTATGGCTATCAAGGGAAATGGCAGGTCAGAGTTGTGGATAATTCCAATAATCTGTCGCCCAAGATGTTTGCACGTTATCTCAAAATGCATCCTCACGAATTCCTATCAGATTATGACTATTCCATCTATGTAGATGGCTGTATGAAAATCATAGGCAACTTTTCAGACTTCATCGCTACCTATCGAAAAAAAAGCGGAATGATCTGCTTTCCTCACCATGAGTCCAAAGACCTCCTGGAAGAAGCTGCAAACATCATAGACAACAACAGAGGCTCTCAGGATGAGTTGGTAGCACAAATCCATAGATATCAGACCGAAGGCTACGTAGGAAAAGGATTTGTAATAGAATCCGGATGTTTGGTTCGTGAGCATTATGACGAATCATTATATAAAGTAATGGATGATTGGTGGAATGAGCTTTGCAAATATGAACATGGAAGAGATCAGATGAGCTTCGACTACGCATGCTGGAAAAATAGCTACGAATATGATATTTGTGACCTTCCCGTATACAAAAACCCTTTCTGTGAAGTCATGCAAGTCCATTAG